TATGTTGGGAATAGTTTTTCTCCAATCCTAAATATGATACAAAAGCAGTTAAGTGCATATTTCAAAGGTATCTAAATTAAAATATGGATGGTCAAAAAAAATCCCGTTCTAAAAAATTAGAACGGGATTACTATATTTTGAGAGAGAACTTTATATTTCTTCTTGGTCTCTTAAGCCTTGTATATATTCGGCTTTTTGTATTTCAGCTCTGCGCTTTACCGAAGGTTTGGTAAACTGCTGTCTTTTTCTCAACTGACGCATGGTGCCGGTCTTATCAAACTTGCGCTTGAAACGTTTTAAAGCTCTATCGATGTTTTCTCCTTCTTTTACTGGTATTATTAACATGGGCTACAACCTCCTTTCTTTAAAATTATTTCCCGTGTGAACGGGGCTGCAA
The nucleotide sequence above comes from Flagellimonas sp. HMM57. Encoded proteins:
- the rpsU gene encoding 30S ribosomal protein S21 codes for the protein MLIIPVKEGENIDRALKRFKRKFDKTGTMRQLRKRQQFTKPSVKRRAEIQKAEYIQGLRDQEEI